In Falco cherrug isolate bFalChe1 chromosome 5, bFalChe1.pri, whole genome shotgun sequence, one DNA window encodes the following:
- the RBM28 gene encoding RNA-binding protein 28 — MAAAGGSAPGTAPGRTVLVRGLPATATAADLEGLFGRLGPLRRCFVVTEKGTKTCRGFGYVTYSLAEDAQRALQEATVLGARRLSVTLARQRLREGRKKLQQKEEAAVEAPKAAATVPQRLKKPRAASRKARLIIRNLSFKCSEDNLKSLFSPFGTVLEVNIPRKPDGKMRGFAFVQFGNMLEAAKALRGMNMKEIKGRPVAVDWAVAKDKYQAMQGSQPDESKEEEPREGKEQSVGDAGKKEEEQEEEEEQEEGEEEEEEEEEEEKKDKKMAGKIKIKPSLSQARGWPGKGTAAKDSSDEEEDDDDDDEAGSEDDSKQEEDSDEEEDEEEEEGRAVPKKQQGRARQLSSDVSEGKTVFIRNLSFDTEEEALGEMLQQFGDLKYVRIVLHPDTEHSKGCAFAQFLTQEAAQKCLQAAQEESEGGGLRLDGRLLRIDLAVSREEAQKLRGQKVKKPTGTRNLYLAREGLIRAGTKAAEGVSDADMAKRARFEELKYQKLRDQNIFVSRTRLCVHNLPKAVDSTRLRRLLLQVVGRGKAVHIKECRVMRELRGKGQSLGYAFVEFGEHEQALAALRSINNNPRLFGPQKRPIVEFSLEDRRKLKLKEQRAQRSLLKLKAKPVEKEQAAAGVAEPAGPPKKQQGRKKSLSKGAKGSCGSLVGGQEAVPWSGFRTEAQVERVELPDGTTRKKVLALPSHRGPKIRKRDKGKVKPLPTKQPKAKVQRQKKRKEAPTQAKQRRREGGGSEARFSELVERYKRKILGSDAPTPKRSKWFES, encoded by the exons atggcggcggccgggggctCCGCGCCGGGCACCGCGCCGGGCCGCACCGTGCTGGTGCGGGGGCTGCCCGCCACCGCCACCGCTGCCGACCTCGAGGGTCTCTTCGGCCGCCTCGGGCCTCTCCGCCGCTGCTTCGTGGTCACCGAGAAGG gcacCAAGACCTGTCGTGGCTTTGGCTACGTCACCTACTCCTTGGCTGAGGATGCCCAGCGAGCTCTGCAGGAGGCCACTGTCCTTGGTGCACGTCGGCTCAGCGTGACGCTGGCCCGGCAGAGGctcagggaggggaggaagaagctacagcagaaggaggaagcagcagtgg AGGCCCCCAAAGCCGCTGCCACAGTCCCCCAAAGACTGAAGAAGCCCAGGGCTGCCTCCAGGAAAGCCCGGCTGATCATCCGCAACCTCAGCTTCAAG TGCTCTGAGGACAACCTGAAGTCTCTCTTCTCACCCTTTGGCACAGTACTGGAGGTGAACATCCCCAGGAAGCCAG ATGGAAAGATGCGGGGATTCGCCTTTGTGCAGTTTGGGAACATGCTGGAAGCAGCCAAGGCACTCCGGGGGATGAACATGAAGGAGATCAAAG GGCGGCCGGTGGCGGTAGACTGGGCCGTGGCCAAGGACAAGTACCAGGCGATGCAGGGCAGTCAGCCCGATG agagcaaggaggaggaacCTAGGGAGGGCAAAGAGCAGAGTGTGGGTGATgctgggaagaaggaggaagaacaagaagaggaggaagaacaggaggaaggggaagaagaggaggaggaggaggaagaagaagagaagaaagataaaaaaatggCTGGAAAGATTAAGATCAAGCCTTCCTTGTCCCAGGCACGAGGGTG GCCTGGGAAGGGGACAGCAGCCAAGGACAGCAGcgatgaggaggaggatgatgatgatgatgatgaagcaGGCAGCGAGGATGATAGCAAGCAGGAGGAAGACTcagatgaggaggaggatgaagaagaggaggaag GGAGAGCTGTGCCCAAGAAGCAGCAGGGTAGGGCACGGCAACTCTCATCGGACGTGAGCGAGGGCAAGACTGTCTTCATCAG GAATCTCTCCTTCGATACGGAGGAGGAGGCGctgggggagatgctgcagcagttTGGGGACCTCAAATACGTCCGTATCGTACTGCACCCTGACACAGAGCACTCCAAAG GCTGTGCCTTTGCCCAGTTCCTGACACAAGAAGCTGCCCAGAAATGTctgcaggctgctcaggaggAGAGTGAG GGCGGGGGACTGCGGCTGGATGGGCGGCTGCTCCGCATTGACCTGGCTGTGAGCCGTGAGGAAGCCCAGAAACTCCGTGGGCAAAAGGTGAAGAAGCCAACGGGCACCCGAAACCTCTACCTGGCCCGCGAAGGCT TGATCCGGGCTGGGACAAAGGCTGCAGAGGGTGTGAGTGATGCTGACATGGCCAAGCGAGCACGG TTCGAGGAGCTCAAGTACCAGAAACTGCGGGACCAGAACATCTTCGTGTCCCGCACGCGGCTCTGTGTCCACAACCTGCCCAAGGCTGTGGACAGCACCCGACTCCGGcgcctgctgctgcaggtggttGGCAGGGGCAAGGCTGTGCACATCAAGGAG TGCCGGGTGATGCGGGAACTGCGGGGCAAGGGGCAGTCCCTGGGCTACGCCTTCGTGGAATTTGGGGAGCACGAGCAGGCACTGGCCGCCCTGCGGAGCATCAACAACAACCCCCGCCTCTTCGGGCCCCAAAAG CGGCCCATTGTGGAGTTCTCGCTGGAGGATCGTCGGAAGCTGAAGCTGAAGGAGCAGCGAGCCCAGCGCAGCCTG CTCaagctgaaagcaaagccaGTGGAGAAGGAACAGGCTGCTGCCGGGGTAGCTGAGCCAGCGGGACCCCCTAAAAAgcaacagggaaggaaaaaatccctCTCCAAAGGAGCCAAGGGTTCCTGCGGATCCCTGGTGGGGGGACAGGAGGCTGTACCCTGGTCCGGCTTCCGCACAGAGGCGCAGGTGGAGCGGGTGGAGCTGCCAGACGGCACCACAAGGAAGAAGGTGCTGGCGCTGCCCTCACACCGCGGGCCCAAAATCAG GAAGCGTGACAAGGGGAAGGTGAAACCCCTCCCCACAAAGCAGCCCAAGGCCAAAGTCCAGCGGCAGAAGAAGCGCAAGGAGGCCCCTACCCAG gcaaagcagcggcggcgggagggTGGGGGCTCCGAGGCCCGGTTCAGCGAGCTGGTGGAGCGATACAAGAGGAAGATCCTGGGCAGTGATGCCCCCACACCCAAGAGGAGCAAGTGGTTTGAGAGCTGA
- the LEP gene encoding leptin isoform X2, which translates to MPELPAFPRGLPSVPPSPSPPPALRAPPAQTGRVVTRGSWQRSLYPPVTGSLIPGSASECESPEHLTPFMPPGAEPGRMRWPGMSLWGVLWLWLPLASGHPVRLEKVRADTRNLTRTLSARIQQLQLFPLSLKISGLEAIPGEGAPEGLGAMDHRLQLFQRLLGGLAAGGLPLAQIANDMENLRSLLAALAAHLGCPLPRAPPAPPGLPDLLAEAPHTAAGLALARLRICLDSIAARLDSLPAC; encoded by the exons ATGCCCGAGCTTCCCGCATTCCCCAGGGGGCTGCCGTCcgtccccccatccccatccccccccccagccctgcgggCCCCTCCTGCCCAAACCGGCAGGGTGGTGACACGGGGGTCCTGGCAGAGGTCCCTATATCCCCCTGTTACTGGCTCTCTCATTCCAGGCTCAGCAAGTGAGTGCGAGTCTCCG GAGCACCTGACCCCCTTCATGCCACCCggtgcagagcctggcaggATGCGGTGGCCTGGCATGTCCCTCTGGGGTGtcctgtggctgtggctgccgCTGGCCAGTGGCCATCCCGTCCGGCTGGAGAAGGTCCGGGCGGACACCAGGAACCTCACCCGCACCCTCAGCGCCCgcatccagcagctgcag ctcTTTCCCCTGAGCCTGAAGATCAGCGGGCTGGAGGCCatccccggggagggggctcccgaggggctgggggccatGGACCACCGCCTCCAGCTCTTCCAGCGCCTGCTGGGTGGCCTGGCAGCAGGCGGCCTGCCGCTGGCCCAGATCGCCAACGACATGGAGAACCTCCGCAGCCTCCTGGCCGCCCTGGCTGCCCACCtgggctgccccctgccccgcgcccccccggcacccccaggTCTGCCCGACCTGTTGGCCGAGGCACCCCACACCGCTGCCGGGCTGGCCCTGGCACGGCTCCGCATCTGCCTGGACAGCATCGCCGCCCGCCTCGACAGCCTCCCCGCCTGCTAG
- the LEP gene encoding leptin isoform X3: protein MRWPGMSLWGVLWLWLPLASGHPVRLEKVRADTRNLTRTLSARIQQLQLFPLSLKISGLEAIPGEGAPEGLGAMDHRLQLFQRLLGGLAAGGLPLAQIANDMENLRSLLAALAAHLGCPLPRAPPAPPGLPDLLAEAPHTAAGLALARLRICLDSIAARLDSLPAC, encoded by the exons ATGCGGTGGCCTGGCATGTCCCTCTGGGGTGtcctgtggctgtggctgccgCTGGCCAGTGGCCATCCCGTCCGGCTGGAGAAGGTCCGGGCGGACACCAGGAACCTCACCCGCACCCTCAGCGCCCgcatccagcagctgcag ctcTTTCCCCTGAGCCTGAAGATCAGCGGGCTGGAGGCCatccccggggagggggctcccgaggggctgggggccatGGACCACCGCCTCCAGCTCTTCCAGCGCCTGCTGGGTGGCCTGGCAGCAGGCGGCCTGCCGCTGGCCCAGATCGCCAACGACATGGAGAACCTCCGCAGCCTCCTGGCCGCCCTGGCTGCCCACCtgggctgccccctgccccgcgcccccccggcacccccaggTCTGCCCGACCTGTTGGCCGAGGCACCCCACACCGCTGCCGGGCTGGCCCTGGCACGGCTCCGCATCTGCCTGGACAGCATCGCCGCCCGCCTCGACAGCCTCCCCGCCTGCTAG
- the LEP gene encoding leptin isoform X1, with protein sequence MELGGHPLLPGERPAWQARVHVWAACVHVCTALVHVDVSCCTRTGLLLTWARRHAGDSCPAMGQAVGHTVQWGWTVDRGSHCGAGSLGTGVLVCGSPRLLGFPWLLGAGPGAVLPAAAACPLGTRRAPGHPRARCLCGPPSPCVRWDPHCTVHPWDPICAPHAPGRPCSAHLLAPGAPCVLGIPPCSVHPRTPVLLLPPRPPPLAGAPPSRRGGLWPGSGPDSGMDSGTAGRTAGWAAGCTAGQRDGQRGHRRAGAGAGSAVVQRPRSARYIGGAAGHGAIVATRPDPPDGPGSASECESPEHLTPFMPPGAEPGRMRWPGMSLWGVLWLWLPLASGHPVRLEKVRADTRNLTRTLSARIQQLQLFPLSLKISGLEAIPGEGAPEGLGAMDHRLQLFQRLLGGLAAGGLPLAQIANDMENLRSLLAALAAHLGCPLPRAPPAPPGLPDLLAEAPHTAAGLALARLRICLDSIAARLDSLPAC encoded by the exons ATGGAGTTGGGGGGgcaccccctgctccctggggagcgcccagcctggcaggcacgtgtgcatgtgtgggcggcatgtgtgcatgtgtgcacgGCACTGGTGCATGTGGATGTGTCATGCTGCACACGGACGGGGCTGCTGCTCACCTGGGCACGTAGGCACGCAGGGGACTCCTGCCCGGCCatggggcaggctgtggggcaCACTGTGCAGTGGGGCTGGACGGTAGACCGTGGGTCACACTGTGGGGCAGGGTCCCTTGGCACTGGGGTGTTGGTGTGTGGGTCCCCCAGGCTCTTGGGGTTCCCCTGGCTCTTGGGTGCTGGCCCCGGGGCcgtgctccctgcagctgcagcttgtcCCCTCGGGACCCGCCGTGCCCCGGGTCACCCCCGTGCTCGGTGCCTCTGCGGACCCCCCTCCCCATGTGTGCGCTGGGATCCCCACTGCACGGTGCATCCCTGGGACCCCATCTGTGCTCCCCATGCCCCGGGACGCCCGTGCTCAGCGCATCTCCTGGCCCCCGGTGCTCCGTGTGTCCTTGGGATCCCCCCGTGCTCGGTGCATCCCCGGACCCCCGTTCTCCTTCTgccccctcgccccccgcccctgGCCGGTGCACCCCCGAGTCGCCGCGGGGGGCTGTGGCCGGGCAGCGGGCCGGACAGCGGGATGGACAGCGGGACAGCGGGACGGACAGCGGGATGGGCAGCGGGATGCACAGCGGGACAGCgggacgggcagcggggccaccgtcgggcgggggcgggggcgggcagcgccgTTGTGCAACGGCCCCGCTCCGCTCGCTATATAGGGGGGGCCGCGGGGCATGGAGCCATCGTCGCGACCAGACCGGACCCACCGGACGGCCCAG GCTCAGCAAGTGAGTGCGAGTCTCCG GAGCACCTGACCCCCTTCATGCCACCCggtgcagagcctggcaggATGCGGTGGCCTGGCATGTCCCTCTGGGGTGtcctgtggctgtggctgccgCTGGCCAGTGGCCATCCCGTCCGGCTGGAGAAGGTCCGGGCGGACACCAGGAACCTCACCCGCACCCTCAGCGCCCgcatccagcagctgcag ctcTTTCCCCTGAGCCTGAAGATCAGCGGGCTGGAGGCCatccccggggagggggctcccgaggggctgggggccatGGACCACCGCCTCCAGCTCTTCCAGCGCCTGCTGGGTGGCCTGGCAGCAGGCGGCCTGCCGCTGGCCCAGATCGCCAACGACATGGAGAACCTCCGCAGCCTCCTGGCCGCCCTGGCTGCCCACCtgggctgccccctgccccgcgcccccccggcacccccaggTCTGCCCGACCTGTTGGCCGAGGCACCCCACACCGCTGCCGGGCTGGCCCTGGCACGGCTCCGCATCTGCCTGGACAGCATCGCCGCCCGCCTCGACAGCCTCCCCGCCTGCTAG